CCAACAGAACTGGCGATTGCAAGCGATTCGGTAGATATCGTCACGCTCAGCTTCTTCAACGAAGTACCGGAGCCACTAGCGCATATCCTGGACGAAGCCTGGCGTGTTTTACGCCCCGGCGGGAAAATTATTGCGGTAGTACCAGCCCGTTACGGTGCGGGGTTCTGGCGCAAAGTCCTGTGCTTCTGGGAAAGCTGGTTTAAGAGCAGCCGGAATTCGCCGAAAGCCAACCCGACTTATCGCGGCACGGATCTGAAGAAATCCCTGGAGAATTTTGAAGTTCGGCGAATCACCAAGCGGCATCTCCGGCGATCAGACATGCCGTCTTTCCTTCGTTGGGCCTATTTCCCGGTACTGGAAAGACTATTTGGGCAGATTTTCGTCATTAAAGCTATCAAGCCTATCCGGGCGGCGCTGGCCGATATGCAAGCAGCTTGATGGGTGAAATTTTGTAAAGATATTTCATTTCTGTATCCCCTTCATTTCACGCCCACGGTAAAAGTGAACTACATTTCCATCTGAACTGTTTTCAGCTCACTCTTTCGAAATTGCCTAAAATCGGGTAGGTTGCGATGCGCTTTATTATCGCGGATGAGTTTTACGAACAGATGAAGCAGATGGATACCCATACTCCAGACTGCTATGTTCGCGAAGGAGAATATCTCCACCACATGTACATTGATGGGGTGAAGTATACCGTAGCTCCCGCTCTAATCGATTGCATCAAGCAAGCCGAGGAAGAAGGAGATCGGGAAGCGCTTCAGCATCTGTTACTGCATAAAGTCCACTACGATCAGCTTTACAGGGATGCCATCAATCGCGGTGGGCTCGAGGGTGTAACTTTGCTCGGGGATGCTCCACCCGATGACGATGAAGCGGTGCCGCAGATATCCAACCCCTTCGTCCCCCGTCAACCGGCTCGAACCGAAGATCTCGGTTTGCCGATCCCTTTCATATACGACTCCATTCTGCGAACCATCTACACTCGGGGTCAGCTGACCGGCAGCGACCTGTCTAACGAACTCTGCGTACCCTTGTCGTCGATTTCCGGCGTGCTCAGCGCCATGCGAAAGCAGACGCTCGTGGACATCGTCGGACAAAAAGGCAATAGCGGCGATGCCTCGTTCATCTATGAAATCAAACCGGGAAAAGGCACCTCCGCGGTTCAGGACGCACTGAGTAAGACGACTTACGTCGGTCCCATTCCCGTACCGTTTGAAGACTATATCGAATCCGTTCTGGCACAAAGCATCAAGAAGCTGGTGGTCACCCGGCGGAGTATTCAACGGGCTTTCGAAGATCTGATCATTTCAGACACCGTTTATAACGAAATCGGACCAGCGATCAATTCCGCGTCGTCGATTTTCTTCTTCGGTTTCCCGGGCAACGGTAAGACGAGCATCGCAGAACGGATTACGCGACTCATGGGCGATACGATCTATCTGCCGCATGCGATCGAAGTGAATGGCTCGATCATCCGATTGTTCGATCCCATTCTCCACCATTTGGTGAAGGCGGAAGGCGATCAGGCGATCGATTCCCTGCTGCGCCGATCCGACTTCGACAATCGCTTCGTCCGTGTGAGGAGGCCGACGATCGTGGTCGGGGGCGAACTCGCCATGAACATGCTCGACCTCCAATATAACAGCGTCGGCAAATTCTACGAAGCCCCGTTGCAGATGAAGTCGAATGGCGGCATTCTGATGATCGACGACTTCGGCCGACAGCAAATCCGACCGATGGATCTTTTAAACCGCTGGATCGTCCCGCTGGAGAAACGCTACGATTACCTGACCACGGTCAGCGGCAATAAAATCGAAGTGCCATTCGATCAGTTATTGATTTTTTCGACCAATCTGGATCCCAACCAGCTGGCGGATGAAGCTTTCTTGCGCCGCATCAAATTCAAGATTGAGATTCGCGATCCGGATGAATCCCAGTTTCGCAAAATCTGGGAGCTGGTTTGCAAGGCTCGACGCGTCGATTTCGATATCGATGGCGTCAACTATCTGATCGAAAAATGGTATCGGCCGATCAAACGCCCTTTCCGAATGTGCCAGCCGCGAGATATTCTGGACCAAATGATCTCCATAGCCAAGTACAATATGGAACGGATCAACTTTAGTCCGGACCTGATAGATGCCGCATGCCAGACGTATTTCGTGAGCGAACTGAAAAAGAATTTCGGATCCCAACTGAGGACGAATTAAAGACTCTTTCTTCCCAATTCAAGCGGGAAGCTCTTCAAGCAGGTTTCGAACTCGCCGGGATCGCTGAAGCCACAGCGGCAGACGGGTTCGATCGCTTTTCGGAATGGCTCGATGCGGGCCACGCCGCCGGGATGTCTTATCTGCACAAGCATCGCGAGGCCCGCCAGCACCCCCGGAACATTTTCCCGGAAGTACGCTCTATCCTGATGCTCGGGATTTGCTATGCGAACATTCCCACTCCTCCTAGCCGTCCCACGATCGGTAGAGTCGCCCGTTACGCTCAGGGGCCGGACTATCACGATTTTTTATGGGACAAGCTGAACACCCTGCTGGCAAAACTGCAGAGGATTCTGCCGGGATTGCAGGGCCGAGGGGTCGTGGATACCGCCCCACTGTTGGAGAGAGATTTTGCCCGTCGTGCTGGGCTCGGCTGGTTCGGCAAGAACACGATGCTGATCAGCAAGAAACGGGGAAGCTATCTGTTGCTGGCGGCCCTGCTTCTGGATGCTAAACTCCCTTCTGATGTGCCACACCTGCAATCGCATTGTGGCACCTGCACCGCCTGCCTGGATGCCTGTCCCACCGATGCCCTGCTTTCACCTGGTACGCTCGATGCCCGGAAGTGCATCAGTTACCATACGATTGAATCCCGGGATACCATTCCCTTGAATCTCCGCGAATCGATAGGGGACTGGCTGTTCGGCTGTGATATCTGCCAGGAAGTCTGCCCTTGGAATCGGAAGTCCGATTCCTTTTCGTTACCGCATAATCCCGATCTGGAAGTGTTGGATGCTCAAGAGTTAGTTGGATTGACCCAAGAAGAGTTTCGTCGGCGATTC
The genomic region above belongs to Telmatocola sphagniphila and contains:
- a CDS encoding class I SAM-dependent methyltransferase, which codes for MEPANDFEDDPYPDSDRDTREKYAYELAMSETWRRFSNRHRKSDLEPFSLPWFDSVNEKRYIRHASWIPRLFEFARHKGERVLLYGTGLGSDAIQYAKNGAKLTVCSTDKVHLHWTRKNLDLHKLSATMQFCRPTELAIASDSVDIVTLSFFNEVPEPLAHILDEAWRVLRPGGKIIAVVPARYGAGFWRKVLCFWESWFKSSRNSPKANPTYRGTDLKKSLENFEVRRITKRHLRRSDMPSFLRWAYFPVLERLFGQIFVIKAIKPIRAALADMQAA
- a CDS encoding ATP-binding protein, whose product is MRFIIADEFYEQMKQMDTHTPDCYVREGEYLHHMYIDGVKYTVAPALIDCIKQAEEEGDREALQHLLLHKVHYDQLYRDAINRGGLEGVTLLGDAPPDDDEAVPQISNPFVPRQPARTEDLGLPIPFIYDSILRTIYTRGQLTGSDLSNELCVPLSSISGVLSAMRKQTLVDIVGQKGNSGDASFIYEIKPGKGTSAVQDALSKTTYVGPIPVPFEDYIESVLAQSIKKLVVTRRSIQRAFEDLIISDTVYNEIGPAINSASSIFFFGFPGNGKTSIAERITRLMGDTIYLPHAIEVNGSIIRLFDPILHHLVKAEGDQAIDSLLRRSDFDNRFVRVRRPTIVVGGELAMNMLDLQYNSVGKFYEAPLQMKSNGGILMIDDFGRQQIRPMDLLNRWIVPLEKRYDYLTTVSGNKIEVPFDQLLIFSTNLDPNQLADEAFLRRIKFKIEIRDPDESQFRKIWELVCKARRVDFDIDGVNYLIEKWYRPIKRPFRMCQPRDILDQMISIAKYNMERINFSPDLIDAACQTYFVSELKKNFGSQLRTN
- the queG gene encoding tRNA epoxyqueuosine(34) reductase QueG, which gives rise to MPDVFRERTEKEFRIPTEDELKTLSSQFKREALQAGFELAGIAEATAADGFDRFSEWLDAGHAAGMSYLHKHREARQHPRNIFPEVRSILMLGICYANIPTPPSRPTIGRVARYAQGPDYHDFLWDKLNTLLAKLQRILPGLQGRGVVDTAPLLERDFARRAGLGWFGKNTMLISKKRGSYLLLAALLLDAKLPSDVPHLQSHCGTCTACLDACPTDALLSPGTLDARKCISYHTIESRDTIPLNLRESIGDWLFGCDICQEVCPWNRKSDSFSLPHNPDLEVLDAQELVGLTQEEFRRRFRLTPLSRPKWEGLRRNALIVLGNTADNKVLPLLTQIFSEESGMLKETAEWAIKEINTRTCNARGASNKETSE